CTTTCCGCGTGATTTTTTCAATATCGATCCCTACGCCATCATCCTCAACCTCAATAACTACATCATCGCCTTCGTTAAATGCTCTCAGCCAAATCTGTGCAGTCATCTGCTTTCCTTTTGCCAACCGCTCCTGAGGAAATTCAATACCATGGTCGATAGCATTCCGTATAAGATGGGTTAACGGATCAGCAATTTCCTCAATGATACTCTTGTCAATTGTAGTCTCATCCCCTAGAATTAAAAGTTCGGCCTTCTTGCCAGTAGCAACACAAAGATCTCGGACCAGCCGTTTATACCTTGAAAATAAGCTCCCTATGGGCAACATCCTCAAGCCCATCGTACGTTCCCTCAGCGCGTTGAGTGCTGCCTCAAGCTTATCGTAGGATTTTTTGAGTCCAATACCAATTCTCTGGGTTTCGTCTTCGTTTAACGCAGGCAAAAGCTCGCCGATCAAGGCTCCCAGGCGCGCTTTCTCGATAACCAACTCACCCACGAGGTTATTTATGTCATCCACTTGGTGCAGGTTTACCCTGATAGAAGTTATCTCATCTCCCTCGGTCTTTTCTTCTGTAAGGGGATACTGATTAGGAGATGACAAATTGAAGGATGACGTTGGTATCTTATCAGCTGTTGGGCCTTCGTTAACACACTCTTGAATAGAAACTGCCTGGCTGGAAACCTCCTGACCAGGATTATCCTGGTTAGCAGTATCGGGAACATGATCTATAGGCCCTTCTATAGGCCTTTTACCCTCACAACTCAGCGGTTTAATTTCAAATGAGAATTCATCGGGACCGCCACTTTGGCTTAAGACGCGCCTTATATCTTCCTCAGTATGTGTAGTAAAGAATATGAGGTTAAACGAATCCAGGGGGGCGCTTTCCGGGGTCTCAAGGTCGGGCTCGCCGGCTGTTATTTCACCTATCTCTTTGAGATTATTCAAAATCACCATAGAGCGAGCCAGTTTAGTAGGTGATTCGGGGTTTAAAACAATCTTGATCTCAAAGCAGGCTGCCCTCTCATTGGATGAGGATATCGGGGCCGCCTCCACCGCTCCACAGGAGGGATGCGACCGAAAACCAATGGCCCAATAAGAGGGCCAGCCCAATACCTTCTGTAGTTTCCTAAAG
This region of Bacillota bacterium genomic DNA includes:
- a CDS encoding chemotaxis protein CheA, with the translated sequence MKEFLKHTRSLFRKLQKVLGWPSYWAIGFRSHPSCGAVEAAPISSSNERAACFEIKIVLNPESPTKLARSMVILNNLKEIGEITAGEPDLETPESAPLDSFNLIFFTTHTEEDIRRVLSQSGGPDEFSFEIKPLSCEGKRPIEGPIDHVPDTANQDNPGQEVSSQAVSIQECVNEGPTADKIPTSSFNLSSPNQYPLTEEKTEGDEITSIRVNLHQVDDINNLVGELVIEKARLGALIGELLPALNEDETQRIGIGLKKSYDKLEAALNALRERTMGLRMLPIGSLFSRYKRLVRDLCVATGKKAELLILGDETTIDKSIIEEIADPLTHLIRNAIDHGIEFPQERLAKGKQMTAQIWLRAFNEGDDVVIEVEDDGVGIDIEKITRKALARGLTVDSMTEKEILSLIFLPGFSTSEKITDISGRGVGMDVVKTQVEKLRGNIEIITEKDKGTTFRVKLPLTLSIVDALLVNVMTETIAVPLSSIVEIVDIETLSLETMLGQTCVDIKSEILPVAYLGNIYGTGNASESHARYLLVMETRLGRVGLTVDALVGRTEIVIKTLSDYVGNIAGIGGATILGDGRVALIIDTSSLTPAIIFGNEVA